The proteins below come from a single Plantactinospora sp. KBS50 genomic window:
- a CDS encoding discoidin domain-containing protein, whose translation MDGNTGTRWSSAFSDPQWISVDLGSSRSICQVTLNWEAAYARAYQIQTSANGTTWTTVYSTTSSGGGVQTLDVTGTGRYVRMYGTQRATQWGYSLWEFTIRAASTGTIPGGGSLGPNVITFDPSMSSASIQGQLDTVFAQQESNQFGSQRYALMFKPGDYSGINAQIGFYTSIMGLGRNPDDVRIHGDITVDAGWFDGNATQNFWRSAANMQVFPSAGFTRWAVSQAAPFRRMDIQGNLNLAPASYGWASGGYIADSRVTGVVQPYSQQQWYTRDSAVGGYLNAVWNMVNSGVTGAPATSFPNPPYTTLAQTPVSRDVPYLYLDSAGAYQVFVPSLRTNAVGPSWQNGSTPGTSIPLSNFYVAHPGDSTATINAALAQGLNLLFTPGIYPVTGTIAVNRADTVVLGIGYPTLIPQNGVVPMSVADVNGVRLAGLLFDAGPVNSPVLLQVGPSGSSASHAANPTSVQDVFFRIGGAGAGKATTSLVVNQRNTLIDHIWAWRADHGTGVGWTVNTADTGLIVNGDDVIAEGLFVEHYQKSEVIWNGANGRTIFFQNELPYDPPNAAAWTNGGRTGYPAFLVSPSVTSFEGWGMGSYCYFNVDPSIAAYHSFEAPNRSGVRFHNLLTVSLGGAGSIVHVINDTGATAQGTDTVPVNLVSYP comes from the coding sequence GTGGACGGCAACACCGGCACCCGCTGGTCCAGCGCGTTCAGCGATCCCCAGTGGATCTCCGTGGACCTGGGCAGCTCCCGCTCGATCTGCCAGGTCACCCTCAACTGGGAGGCCGCGTACGCCCGGGCGTACCAGATCCAGACCTCGGCCAACGGAACCACCTGGACCACCGTCTACTCCACCACGTCCAGCGGCGGTGGCGTGCAGACCCTCGACGTGACCGGCACCGGCCGGTACGTCCGGATGTACGGCACCCAGCGGGCGACCCAGTGGGGCTACTCGTTGTGGGAGTTCACCATCCGGGCGGCCTCGACCGGCACCATTCCCGGCGGCGGTTCACTCGGCCCCAACGTGATCACCTTCGACCCGTCCATGTCCAGCGCCAGCATCCAGGGCCAACTGGACACCGTCTTCGCCCAGCAGGAGTCCAACCAGTTCGGCAGCCAGCGGTACGCGCTGATGTTCAAGCCCGGTGACTACTCCGGGATCAACGCGCAGATCGGCTTCTACACCTCGATCATGGGTCTCGGCCGTAACCCCGACGACGTGCGGATCCACGGCGACATCACGGTCGATGCCGGCTGGTTCGACGGCAACGCCACGCAGAACTTCTGGCGTTCCGCGGCCAACATGCAGGTGTTCCCGTCGGCCGGCTTCACCCGGTGGGCGGTGTCCCAGGCCGCGCCGTTCCGGCGGATGGACATCCAGGGCAACCTCAACCTGGCCCCGGCCTCGTACGGCTGGGCCAGCGGCGGGTACATCGCCGACAGCCGGGTCACCGGCGTCGTCCAGCCGTACTCCCAGCAGCAGTGGTACACCCGGGACAGCGCGGTCGGCGGCTACCTGAACGCGGTGTGGAACATGGTCAACTCGGGCGTGACCGGCGCACCGGCCACCAGCTTCCCGAACCCGCCGTACACCACGCTGGCGCAGACCCCGGTCAGCCGGGACGTGCCGTACCTGTACCTCGACTCGGCCGGGGCGTACCAGGTGTTCGTGCCGTCGCTGCGGACCAACGCGGTCGGACCGTCCTGGCAGAACGGCTCGACCCCCGGCACGTCGATCCCGTTGAGCAACTTCTACGTCGCGCACCCGGGTGACTCCACCGCCACCATCAACGCCGCGCTGGCGCAGGGGCTCAACCTGCTGTTCACCCCGGGCATCTACCCGGTGACCGGCACCATCGCGGTCAACCGGGCGGACACCGTCGTGCTGGGCATCGGCTACCCCACGCTGATCCCGCAGAACGGCGTCGTGCCGATGTCGGTGGCCGACGTGAACGGGGTCCGGCTGGCCGGCCTGCTGTTCGACGCCGGCCCGGTCAACTCGCCGGTGCTGCTGCAGGTGGGTCCGAGCGGATCCAGCGCCAGCCACGCCGCCAACCCGACGAGCGTCCAGGACGTGTTCTTCCGGATCGGCGGCGCCGGTGCCGGCAAGGCCACCACCAGCCTGGTGGTCAACCAGCGGAACACGCTGATCGACCACATCTGGGCCTGGCGGGCCGACCACGGTACGGGCGTCGGCTGGACGGTCAACACCGCGGACACCGGCCTGATCGTCAACGGAGACGACGTCATCGCCGAGGGCCTGTTCGTCGAGCACTACCAGAAGTCCGAGGTGATCTGGAACGGCGCGAACGGCCGGACGATCTTCTTCCAGAACGAGCTGCCGTACGATCCACCGAACGCGGCGGCCTGGACGAACGGTGGTCGCACCGGCTATCCGGCGTTCCTGGTGTCTCCGTCGGTGACCTCGTTCGAGGGCTGGGGCATGGGTAGCTACTGCTACTTCAACGTCGACCCGAGCATCGCCGCGTACCACTCGTTCGAGGCGCCGAACCGGTCCGGGGTGCGGTTCCACAACCTGCTCACCGTGTCGCTGGGCGGTGCCGGCTCGATCGTGCACGTGATCAACGACACCGGCGCGACCGCGCAGGGCACGGACACCGTACCGGTGAACCTGGTCAGTTATCCGTAA
- a CDS encoding ABC-F family ATP-binding cassette domain-containing protein: MSDGCVVCSALSFSWPDDTPVFTDLSVSVPEGRTGVVAPNGAGKSTLLRLLAGELRPSAGTVTVQGLVGYLPQHLPFAVDQTVAEVLGVDRAVAALHAIESGDTHEDHFAAIGEDWDVEERSRAELDRLGLGEVGLDRALGTLSGGQVVSLGLAAQLLRRPDVLLLDEPTNNLDGDARQRLTAIVRGWTGCLLVVSHDRALLDEMDRIAALDHGQIRWYGGTYTEYAQAVRAEQEVAQRQVRTAAQDLKRQKRDMQQARERAARRASTANRRLPDAGLARIVAGGLKRDAQVSAARADETHAARVGAASAKLDQASRAARQDDRIAIELPGTQVPAGRTVFAGQRLQAAYGGRAVFAGAGVDLTIRGPERIAITGANGAGKSTLLRIVGGDQRPESGRASRAEGRVAYLSQRLDLLDPARTVAENLAAFAPTLADADRMNLLARFLFRGDRVHLPVGVLSGGELLRATLACVLFAEPAPQLLLLDEPTNNLDLDSVEQLESALTAYRGALLVVSHDARFLAAIGVRRWLRLADGRLTETSGWTD; the protein is encoded by the coding sequence ATGTCCGACGGCTGCGTCGTCTGTTCCGCCCTGTCCTTTTCCTGGCCGGATGACACTCCGGTCTTCACCGACCTGTCCGTCTCGGTCCCCGAGGGGCGGACCGGGGTGGTGGCCCCCAACGGGGCCGGCAAGAGCACCCTGCTGCGGCTGCTCGCCGGCGAGCTGCGCCCGAGCGCCGGCACGGTGACCGTGCAGGGGCTGGTCGGCTACCTGCCGCAGCACCTGCCCTTCGCGGTCGACCAGACCGTCGCCGAGGTGCTCGGCGTCGACCGGGCCGTCGCCGCCCTGCACGCCATCGAGTCCGGCGACACCCACGAGGACCATTTCGCGGCCATCGGCGAGGACTGGGACGTCGAGGAACGCAGCCGGGCCGAGCTGGACCGGCTCGGCCTGGGCGAGGTCGGCCTGGACCGGGCGCTGGGCACGCTCAGCGGCGGCCAGGTGGTCTCGCTGGGACTGGCCGCCCAGCTGCTGCGGCGTCCGGACGTCCTGCTGCTGGACGAACCGACCAACAACCTCGACGGCGACGCCCGGCAGCGGCTGACCGCGATCGTGCGCGGCTGGACCGGCTGCCTGCTGGTGGTCAGCCACGACCGCGCGCTGCTGGACGAGATGGACCGGATCGCCGCCCTCGACCACGGACAGATCCGCTGGTACGGCGGCACCTACACCGAGTACGCGCAGGCCGTCCGCGCCGAGCAGGAGGTGGCGCAGCGGCAGGTGCGTACCGCCGCCCAGGACCTCAAGCGGCAGAAGCGGGACATGCAGCAGGCCCGGGAGCGGGCCGCCCGACGGGCCTCCACGGCCAACCGGCGGCTGCCCGACGCCGGCCTGGCCCGGATCGTCGCCGGCGGACTGAAGCGGGACGCCCAGGTCTCCGCGGCCCGGGCCGACGAGACCCACGCCGCGCGGGTCGGCGCCGCCTCGGCGAAGCTGGACCAGGCCAGCCGGGCCGCCCGGCAGGACGACCGGATCGCCATCGAGCTGCCCGGCACCCAGGTGCCGGCCGGCCGCACGGTCTTTGCCGGCCAGCGGCTCCAGGCCGCCTACGGGGGCCGGGCGGTCTTCGCCGGCGCCGGCGTCGACCTCACCATCCGCGGCCCGGAGCGGATCGCGATCACCGGGGCCAACGGGGCGGGCAAGTCCACCCTGCTCCGGATCGTCGGCGGCGACCAGCGGCCGGAGTCCGGCCGGGCGAGCCGCGCCGAGGGCCGGGTGGCGTACCTGTCCCAGCGGCTCGACCTGCTCGATCCCGCACGTACGGTCGCGGAGAACCTCGCCGCGTTCGCGCCGACGCTGGCCGACGCGGACCGGATGAACCTGCTGGCCCGCTTCCTGTTCCGCGGCGACCGGGTGCACCTGCCGGTGGGCGTGCTCTCCGGCGGTGAGCTGCTGCGGGCGACCCTGGCCTGTGTCCTGTTCGCCGAACCGGCGCCGCAGTTGCTGCTGCTCGACGAGCCCACCAACAACCTCGACCTGGACAGCGTCGAGCAGTTGGAGAGCGCGCTCACCGCGTACCGCGGTGCGCTGCTGGTGGTCAGCCATGACGCGCGGTTCCTGGCCGCGATCGGGGTGCGGCGCTGGCTGCGGCTGGCCGACGGCCGGCTGACCGAGACGTCCGGGTGGACGGACTGA